The Syntrophorhabdales bacterium sequence TCAGCAGCTGCCACTGTACATAAGAAGAAGGGTGCTCAAGGAGGGCAGAGTTCTCTACGCAGCGAATACTGAGCTGCTGTATGAGGTGGCGTTTGCCTTCATCCGCGAATTTGCGCATTACGAGCATATCTATCGGGAATACCTTGAAGAGGTGAATCGTGGTGGATAAGGAGCGCGTCTTGAGCAAGGTAGCGGAGCTCGATTCCTACATTGCCGAATTGCGAGAAGTTTCACCAGCCAGCTTCGACGAATATCAGCTCGTCGAGAAGAAACGGAGCTGCGAGAGGTTGCTTCAGCTTTGCATCGAATGCATCATCGATATCTGCAAAATGTTCGTTACGGGGCTGAAGCTCGGATTACCCTCGGACGAGAATGACCTTTTCAGCAAGCTCAATGCGAAGCGAATCGTCTCAAGAGAAATGGCCAAAACTCTCAGAGAAATGAGAGGGCTCAGAAATATCCTCATCCACGAATACGCCGCCGTGGATGACGAGCTGGTTTATTCTTACGTGAAGATCAATCTGAAGGATTTCGAAGAATTCAAGAAACAGGTCCTCGTAGCCATCTCGTCGCCCCGGTCCTGATTAACCCGCTTCCGACATCGCCGGTATACACGATCAATTAACACGGGCGCAGCCTTTCCTCGACCGCAGGGCGTCGGCGAGGAAGACGGAATGCCTAAAGACTGCGTAATTAATTTAGACCACATCCAGACTGTCTCCAAGGACAGCATTGGAGCACTGATAACAAAACTTTCCAAAGAGAAACTGCTTCAGGTGCGCAACGCGCTTCGCTTCGCTCTGGATGTGTGATCAAATAGGATGACGCGCGGATCCTCCACTGCGGGGCGCAGCAGGCCGTGCGTATCGGACAACACTCCGACTAGCCCAACTTCCGCAGTGAGTGTAGAAGTTTTAAAAGAATGAGCAGCCTTTCTCCAAAAAGCCGAATAGTCACGACATCCATTTTCTAAAAACGAATGTAGTGGAGACCAGACTCTTGCCAGAGCCCTTTCTGTAGCGGATACTATGGGCATGTATCTACGCCGCAACAAAAGAACAAAGGGAGGAGAAACCTACGAGTACTGGTCGTTGGTCGAGTCGGTGAGATCAGCGAGAGGACCACGACAGAGGACCGTAGCGACTATCGGCAAGCTACCCGGTCTCGATCAAGAAGAAAGAATCGGTTGGGAAGAAATTCGCCGCATCGCGAGCGGCATGCCGCGAGAACCAAAGCTCTTTGAAGACGAGCAGGAGCCTCCGTCGTGGGCCACCATCGATGTGAACCGTGTCAGGGTAGAACGCCTGCGCCATTTCGGTGATGTCTATCTGGGCCTTCTGCTGTGGAACAAGCTCGGTTTTGCTGACTTCTGCACTAAGCATCTCCCGGAGGGTCGGGAAGAGATCCCTTGGTCGGTGATGGCGTGCATCCTCGTTGTTGCCCGGTTCTGTGCTCCCTCCTCCGAATTACAGATTGCAGAGTCGTGGTATGACAAGACGGCCCTGGATGATCTTCTCGGTGTGACGGGCGACAAGATCAATGACGACAGGCTGTATCGCGCCCTCGATGTTGTTCTTCCCTACAAGGACGAGCTCTGCGCCTATCTCCAGCAACGCTACGGCGAACTCTTCGGCGCCACCTTCGACTTCCTCTTCTATGACATTACGTCTACCTATTTTGAGGGGACTGCTACGGGCAACCTGCAGGCCAGAAGGGGCTATAGCCGGGACAGCCGCCCTGACTGCCCTCAGATCTGCATTGGCATCGTCGCAACGAAAGAAGGATTACCGCTCGCCTTTGAGATCTTCGATGGCAACCGCCCCGATGTGACCACCACCCAGGAGATGCTTGAGATCATGGAGGCAAAGTACGGCAAAGCGCACCGCATCTGGGTGCTCGACCGAGGCATGGTGAGTGAAGACAATCTGGAATGCATGCGTATGAACGGAGCACGCTACGTGGTCGGCACGCCCAGATCACTCCTCAAGAAGTTCGAACAACAACTCCTTGGTGAGCAATGGGAGGAAGTACGGCCCGGCGTCGAGGTGCGTCTTGTACGTTCGCTGGAAGGAACTGATGAAACGTTTGTCCTCTGCCGCTCACAGGGTCGTAAGGAAAAAGAGAACGCTATCCTGAACCGCTTTGCATCTGCTCTTGAATGTAAGCTCAACAAACTGAGAGACCGCGCTGATGCGGGGAAGCTCAGAGATAGGCAGAAGGTAGAGCGGCAGATCGGACGACTCCTCGAGCGACACAGCAGAGCAGCGTCGCTCTTTACCGTGACCGTCAGAGCAAAGAAGGACCGGCTCTCAATTGACATCACCACGCATGAGGAACGCTACGCCTGGGCATTGGAAACGGGAGGAAGCTATATCCTCCGAACCAACTGGACGGAACCTGATCCCAAGACGCTCTGGGACACCTACATCCAGTTAACCGAAGTCGAAGATGCGTTCCGCACCGCAAAACACGATCTCGGGATGCGGCCGATCTTTCATCAAAAACAAGACCGAACCCAGGCCCATATCCTCGTCTGCTTTCTTTCGCTTGCCCTCTGGCGGACATTGCAACAGTGGATGAAAACGTGCGGGCTCGGCACTGCACCCAGAAAACTCTTGGAAGAGATGCGAGAGATCAGATCGCTGGATGTGCTCCTTCCAGCAAAAGAGAGAACCATCAGATTGCGCGTCGCCGCCTCCGCCTCACCAGAGCTCAAACTCCTGTTGCAGAGGATGAGACTCCTGCTCCCAAACAAACCAAGAATTGTTGAAAATGTAGTGGCGAAAATGGGCCGATATTTGTCGTAACACGCCGAAATTACTCGCTTCGAAATTTATAACTGCGGAAGTTGGGCTAGGAGCTGTAATTAATTACCGGGGCTGTGCTTGAAGCGCGATCTGAGGTTTAAGAGCGCCTGTGAGTGTATCTGGGAGACTCTCGACTCGGTTATCTTGAGAAGCTCAGCTATTTCTTTCATATTCATGTCTTCGTAATAGTAGAACGTCAGGACCTGTTGCTGACGGGGAGAAAGCTTTTCAATTTCCCGTCCCAGCAGGCGTTCGATATCTTTCAATTCCGCGCGCTGCTCCGGGTCAGTCTCTTCTTCGGTTGCGTAGCGGGTAATTTCGTCCGGTGGCAACCCGGTTTTCTCGGCCAATTCATCGACGCTTAGAACGCTTAAGTTCCCGAAGTCCTTAAGCATGGCAAGGTAGTCTTCCAGTTTTATGTCCAACTCTTGCGCTATCTCGGCCTCTTCCGGGTAGCGGCCCAGCTTCGATTCCAGGTCACGGATCGTTTCCGTGATCTTCTTCGCCTTCGATCTTGTGTTCTTGGGTATCCAGTCGCGACGCCGGAGCTCGTCTATCATGGCCCCGCGAATTCTCCAGTAGGCGAACGTGTTCAGTTTTATATTTTTTCTCGGATCATAACGGTCAAGCGATTCGAGCAGCCCCATTACTCCAGCGGACACGAGATCATCCGTGAGCATGTCATCATCGAAGCCATAAGAAATCTTATAGGCCAGATGCTTGATGACGGGCATCATCTCTTCGATAGTCTTTTCCCTATCGATAACGAATGTTGTAGGGAAAGCTCTGCTTCTCATGAAAGCTTCATCTTCGCGTGGACCGACTGTACTATGGTATTATCGGCAGACAGATGATCGAGATAAGCTTTTGGGGACGGCGGTCTAGTAGGCGATCTTTTTAAGAAAGAGGCCGTGCGCAGGCAGGGTTTCCCCCGCTCTCTCACGTTCTCCCGACTCCAGAATCTCTTTGATGTCGGGGGGTCTGATTTTTTCTCTGCCAGCGAGGATGAGCGTGCCCGCGATGGTCCTTACCATATAGCGCAGAAACCCTGTGCCTTCCAGGATAATATAGATCATGCCCGCCCGTTTTAGTACCAGTGCTTGTGTTATTTCTCTTACCGTGCTCTTGTACAACTCGTCTTTCTTCTTGAAGGCGCTGAAGTCATGTTCACCAACGACCCATCCCACGCCTTCTTTCATGGCATCGATATCCAGCGCGTGAGGCCAGTGAAGCACATACCGGGAGAGGAAGGGCGAATTTGAGGGCTCATTAAGTATACAGTACACATAGGTCTTGCGTCGGGCCGAGTAACGGGCGTGAAAATCTTCTCTTTCGTCTCGAGAGCGCATTACCCGTATGTCACGCGGGAGAATGCTGTTCAATCCTCTCGAAAGATTTTGCAGGGCTATCTCTTTTTCCGTGAAGAAGTTTATAACCTGGCCCATCGCGTGCACACCGCTGTCGGTGCGGGCGCCAGCGTGCATCTTGATGTCATGATTGAGAATTCTTCGTAGGGCCTCCCCCATCTTCTGCTCCACGGTGACAACCGCGGGCTGCCGTTGCCAGCCGTGATAGTTGGTGCCATCGTAAGCAAGCACGAGAGCTATATTTCTCACTGACTTTTCTTTTTGGCGGGTTGTTTAGTGTCGGCAGGCTTTTTCTTACCGTTCTGCTCTTCCTGTGCCTTCTTTGCAGCCTGAACTTCTTCCTGGATTTTTTTGGATGCCGTCTCCCGTTCTTCCTTGAGCATCACTCTTAGGGCATCGGCTTCTTTCTTCAGGCCAACGATTTCCGCCTTGAGGTAATTATTCTCTTCCCGAAGCAGCCTCAGCTCTTCTTGCAGGCTCTTGTTCTCTTTCTCGTAAGCGTTGCAGCCGGCCAACAGAAAAAAGAGTGTCAGACAGACAATCAGATACTTCATGATCATCTATTCTCACCGATGTACGCAGAATTGTCAACGCCTTGGTAGTTGTGGTAAAATAAGGGCGAAAATTAGGTATCCCACCGTAGACTGTCAGCAGGGAGAAGGACACAAATGAACCGGCTGCCGGGCGGACCTTCCGCTTTGCACCGACTGCTGATTGCTGCTTTTGACATTGCGAAGGAGGCTTGTGCATGACCCCGACAGCGGTCGTTATCCCCATAGAAGATGAAATGCGAAGGTCCTATCTCGATTATGCCATGAGCACCATCATCGGCAGGGCCCTCCCTGATGCGAGAGACGGACTGAAGCCTGTTCACAGGCGCATCCTCTTCGCAATGTACGAGCTCAACAATACCCATGACAAACCGTATAAGAAATCGGCAAGGATCGTGGGCGACGTCATCGGCAAGTACCATCCGCACGGAGACCAGGCAGTCTACGACGCCATCGCCCGAATGGCGCAGGATTTCTCGATGCGTTACCCCTTAATCGACGGGCAGGGGAATTTCGGCTCCATCGACGGCGACCCGCCCGCGGCAATGCGTTACACGGAAGTACGGCTCTCGAAGATCGCAGAGGAAATACTCAAAGACATAGAGAAAGAGACTGTTCTCTTCAGACCCAATTATGACGAGTCGCTGCAGGAACCCATTGTGCTGCCCTCGAGAGTTCCGAGCCTTCTGGTTAATGGCTCATCCGGGATTGCCGTGGGTATGGCTACCAATATACCGCCGCACAACCTGCGAGAGGTGATCGACGGAACTATCGCTTACATAGACGACCCGGATATCACAATAGGCGAGGTCATGCGCCTCATTCCCGGTCCCGATTTCCCCACAGAGGCCATCATCTACGGCCGCGATGGCATAAGGGAAGCATACCAAACCGGCAAGGGGCACATTCTGCTGAGGGCCACAGCGAACATTGAGAAAGGAAAAAAGGACGGACGAGAGTCCATCATCATTACGCAGCTCCCCTACCAGGTAAACAAAGCACGATTGATAGAGAACATCGTCGAGCTCATCAATGAGAAGAAGATCGACGGCGTCTCTACCATACGCGACGAATCGTCGCGGGAGGGCATCCGGATAGTCATAGAGCTGAAGCGCAATGAGTTTGCCGAGCCTATCCTGAACAAGCTCTATAAGCACACGCAGATGCAAACCACCTTCGGCATAATCTTTCTGACGATCGTCAACAACGAGCCGAAGCTCCTCAACCTCAAGGAAATGATCCAGCAGTTCGTCGATTTCAGAAAAGAGGTGGTGACCAAGAGATCCGCCTTCGAACTGAAAAAGGCTGAGGATCGGCTGCACATCCTCGAAGGACAGAAGATTGCCCTGGAACACATCGATGAAGTCGTGGCGATCATAAAGAAATCCAAGAATACGGAAGAAGCCAAAACAGCCCTGATCGCACGCTTCAAGTTCTCAGAAAGGCAGGCGCAGAACATCCTGGATATGCGTCTTGCCCGCCTGACTTCCCTCGAGCGGAACAAGATTCTGGAGGAGCACAAAGCGACCGCGGCCGAGATCAAGCGGCTCAAAGAGATACTCGCGAACGAGCCGCTGCTGATGAAGCTCATTAAAGAAGAATTGACAGAAATAAAGGAGAAGTACGGGGACGAGAGGCTCACGCAGATCGTCGATCAACTCCCGGAGATCACCATCGAGGACATGATCAAAGAAGAGGAGGTCGTGGTTACCCTCACGTACGGGGGCTATATCAAGAGAACCTCCCTTGACCAGTACAAGCAGCAGATGCGGGGCGGCAAGGGCAGGCTCGGCATCATCGTGAAGGAAGAAGATTTTGTGGATCACCTCTACATAGCTTCGACGCACTCCTACATGATTTTCTTTACCAGCAAGGGCAAGGCCTACGTGCGTAAGGTGCATACGATACCGGAGGCGCCCCTCTCGTCAAAAGGAAAGCAGCTGGGCTACGTGGTCAGGACCGACACCGACGAGCGTATCACGGCCGTCACCCACGTGAAAGACTTTCCCGAGGATAAGTATCTGTTTCTCGTGACTAAAAAGGGACACGTCAAAAAAATCAGCCTCGCCGACCTGAGCAATGTGAGGTTCTCCGGCATCAAGGTTATCTATCTGCCGGAAGATGATGACCTCATCGATGTGCTTCCTCTCGAGCCGAAACAGGAGGTATCCCTGGCGACCAGGAAAGGCATGTCCATACATTTCAACGAGACGCAGATACGACCGATGGGAAGAACCGCCTATGGAGTGCGCGGCATCCGCCTACGCAAGGGAGATGAGGTCGCATCGGCTGAAGTTGTTGACGCGTC is a genomic window containing:
- a CDS encoding IS1634 family transposase → MGMYLRRNKRTKGGETYEYWSLVESVRSARGPRQRTVATIGKLPGLDQEERIGWEEIRRIASGMPREPKLFEDEQEPPSWATIDVNRVRVERLRHFGDVYLGLLLWNKLGFADFCTKHLPEGREEIPWSVMACILVVARFCAPSSELQIAESWYDKTALDDLLGVTGDKINDDRLYRALDVVLPYKDELCAYLQQRYGELFGATFDFLFYDITSTYFEGTATGNLQARRGYSRDSRPDCPQICIGIVATKEGLPLAFEIFDGNRPDVTTTQEMLEIMEAKYGKAHRIWVLDRGMVSEDNLECMRMNGARYVVGTPRSLLKKFEQQLLGEQWEEVRPGVEVRLVRSLEGTDETFVLCRSQGRKEKENAILNRFASALECKLNKLRDRADAGKLRDRQKVERQIGRLLERHSRAASLFTVTVRAKKDRLSIDITTHEERYAWALETGGSYILRTNWTEPDPKTLWDTYIQLTEVEDAFRTAKHDLGMRPIFHQKQDRTQAHILVCFLSLALWRTLQQWMKTCGLGTAPRKLLEEMREIRSLDVLLPAKERTIRLRVAASASPELKLLLQRMRLLLPNKPRIVENVVAKMGRYLS
- a CDS encoding FliA/WhiG family RNA polymerase sigma factor — translated: MRSRAFPTTFVIDREKTIEEMMPVIKHLAYKISYGFDDDMLTDDLVSAGVMGLLESLDRYDPRKNIKLNTFAYWRIRGAMIDELRRRDWIPKNTRSKAKKITETIRDLESKLGRYPEEAEIAQELDIKLEDYLAMLKDFGNLSVLSVDELAEKTGLPPDEITRYATEEETDPEQRAELKDIERLLGREIEKLSPRQQQVLTFYYYEDMNMKEIAELLKITESRVSQIHSQALLNLRSRFKHSPGN
- the gyrA gene encoding DNA gyrase subunit A, giving the protein MTPTAVVIPIEDEMRRSYLDYAMSTIIGRALPDARDGLKPVHRRILFAMYELNNTHDKPYKKSARIVGDVIGKYHPHGDQAVYDAIARMAQDFSMRYPLIDGQGNFGSIDGDPPAAMRYTEVRLSKIAEEILKDIEKETVLFRPNYDESLQEPIVLPSRVPSLLVNGSSGIAVGMATNIPPHNLREVIDGTIAYIDDPDITIGEVMRLIPGPDFPTEAIIYGRDGIREAYQTGKGHILLRATANIEKGKKDGRESIIITQLPYQVNKARLIENIVELINEKKIDGVSTIRDESSREGIRIVIELKRNEFAEPILNKLYKHTQMQTTFGIIFLTIVNNEPKLLNLKEMIQQFVDFRKEVVTKRSAFELKKAEDRLHILEGQKIALEHIDEVVAIIKKSKNTEEAKTALIARFKFSERQAQNILDMRLARLTSLERNKILEEHKATAAEIKRLKEILANEPLLMKLIKEELTEIKEKYGDERLTQIVDQLPEITIEDMIKEEEVVVTLTYGGYIKRTSLDQYKQQMRGGKGRLGIIVKEEDFVDHLYIASTHSYMIFFTSKGKAYVRKVHTIPEAPLSSKGKQLGYVVRTDTDERITAVTHVKDFPEDKYLFLVTKKGHVKKISLADLSNVRFSGIKVIYLPEDDDLIDVLPLEPKQEVSLATRKGMSIHFNETQIRPMGRTAYGVRGIRLRKGDEVASAEVVDASCWLFTVTEKGYGKLVACSKYKIQARGGTGIINVKCGPKNGDVVRVKRVGPKDEIILVTDSGRTIRFNLETVTEHNRGGLGVKVMDLAGDEKIRGVGSIGEE
- a CDS encoding DUF86 domain-containing protein; this encodes MVDKERVLSKVAELDSYIAELREVSPASFDEYQLVEKKRSCERLLQLCIECIIDICKMFVTGLKLGLPSDENDLFSKLNAKRIVSREMAKTLREMRGLRNILIHEYAAVDDELVYSYVKINLKDFEEFKKQVLVAISSPRS
- a CDS encoding type II toxin-antitoxin system PemK/MazF family toxin, which produces MPKDCVINLDHIQTVSKDSIGALITKLSKEKLLQVRNALRFALDV
- the truA gene encoding tRNA pseudouridine(38-40) synthase TruA, encoding MRNIALVLAYDGTNYHGWQRQPAVVTVEQKMGEALRRILNHDIKMHAGARTDSGVHAMGQVINFFTEKEIALQNLSRGLNSILPRDIRVMRSRDEREDFHARYSARRKTYVYCILNEPSNSPFLSRYVLHWPHALDIDAMKEGVGWVVGEHDFSAFKKKDELYKSTVREITQALVLKRAGMIYIILEGTGFLRYMVRTIAGTLILAGREKIRPPDIKEILESGERERAGETLPAHGLFLKKIAY